A single window of Candidatus Nitrosotenuis cloacae DNA harbors:
- a CDS encoding alcohol dehydrogenase → MKAARIVEPEKPLVISEVETPKPKDVEVLVKVKAVGVCHSDLHLWEGGYDTGEGFMKVTDRGVKFPVIPGHEIVGTIAEVGNAVQGFSVGDSVLVYPWIGCGICSACRVGNDNLCDAPRSLGVFQNGGYAEYALVPHFKFLAKVSGIDLDAAASLACSGLTAYTAIKKSNANSQSNLVIFGAGGLGLMGVQIARAITNANIICVDIDDAKLQTAKEMGADSVVNSKDADAVQKIISLCGGKGADCIIDFVNAPPTVKMGLAVIRKRGNMILVGLFGGSIELSLVTIPLKAITIQGAYTGNYNDMVELLGLAKRGVINPLISKRYSLSDANIALEDLKARKILGRAVINP, encoded by the coding sequence ATGAAGGCTGCACGAATTGTCGAGCCAGAAAAACCACTTGTAATATCCGAAGTAGAGACTCCCAAACCAAAGGACGTCGAAGTCCTCGTCAAGGTAAAGGCAGTCGGCGTATGCCACAGCGACTTGCACCTGTGGGAAGGCGGATACGATACAGGCGAAGGCTTCATGAAGGTAACTGATCGAGGCGTCAAGTTCCCAGTCATACCTGGCCACGAGATAGTGGGAACAATTGCCGAGGTGGGAAATGCCGTCCAAGGATTCTCCGTAGGGGACAGCGTTCTGGTGTACCCGTGGATAGGATGCGGCATCTGTTCTGCGTGCCGTGTTGGAAACGACAATCTGTGCGACGCGCCTCGTTCTCTTGGCGTGTTTCAAAACGGTGGATATGCCGAATACGCGCTTGTTCCACATTTCAAATTTCTAGCCAAGGTGTCAGGAATAGATCTTGACGCCGCGGCATCACTTGCATGTTCTGGTCTTACTGCTTACACTGCAATCAAAAAGTCAAACGCCAACTCGCAAAGCAACCTGGTGATATTTGGTGCAGGCGGTCTTGGATTGATGGGAGTCCAGATAGCAAGGGCGATCACAAACGCGAACATCATCTGCGTTGACATAGATGATGCCAAACTCCAGACCGCAAAGGAGATGGGTGCGGACAGCGTTGTCAACTCAAAGGATGCCGATGCAGTACAAAAGATAATTTCGCTATGTGGCGGCAAGGGTGCAGATTGCATCATCGACTTTGTCAACGCTCCGCCAACCGTAAAAATGGGCCTTGCAGTAATACGCAAGCGCGGAAACATGATTCTAGTCGGCCTGTTCGGAGGATCAATTGAATTGTCGCTAGTCACCATACCTCTGAAGGCAATCACCATCCAGGGTGCATACACTGGCAACTATAACGACATGGTGGAGCTTTTGGGCCTGGCAAAAAGAGGAGTAATCAATCCACTCATATCTAAAAGGTACTCATTATCTGATGCAAACATCGCGCTTGAGGATCTCAAGGCGCGCAAGATACTTGGAAGGGCAGTCATAAACCCGTAA
- a CDS encoding P-II family nitrogen regulator has translation MKKIEAIIRSQNFSPIKAKISRIGSYLIAKHDISNNDIFEKQSGSRLGSTGLKSIPLLKIELVVPDMDAKNVIKIISDHSGIKSSDGGKIFISEMTEVVDMGTMEGEKDLESTTTKRSRLVPLQKYTLVKVEEFYEQNKELLQANYKIKSFSDFVNFCILEYLPLFEEKAKSHKTVYDLKTV, from the coding sequence ATGAAGAAAATCGAGGCAATAATCCGCTCACAAAACTTCTCACCAATCAAGGCCAAAATATCTAGGATCGGCTCGTACCTGATAGCAAAGCACGACATCTCAAACAATGACATTTTTGAAAAACAGTCAGGTTCAAGGCTGGGTAGTACTGGGCTCAAGAGCATACCGCTGCTAAAGATTGAACTGGTGGTCCCCGACATGGACGCAAAAAATGTGATCAAGATCATCTCTGACCATTCTGGAATAAAGTCGTCTGACGGTGGCAAGATCTTCATCTCCGAGATGACTGAGGTTGTCGACATGGGAACGATGGAAGGGGAAAAGGATCTGGAAAGCACTACTACCAAGCGAAGCAGACTGGTCCCGCTGCAGAAATACACCCTAGTCAAGGTGGAGGAGTTTTACGAGCAGAACAAGGAATTACTTCAGGCAAACTATAAAATAAAATCCTTCAGCGACTTTGTTAACTTCTGCATCTTGGAATACCTGCCGCTGTTTGAAGAAAAGGCAAAGTCGCACAAGACAGTCTACGATCTAAAAACCGTCTAG
- a CDS encoding P-II family nitrogen regulator, with product MKRLETIIPKNRLNLVISAIEDVGVGGITIIDSKGRGKGVRPSLRSSRGTSSRQAEYNNLVTIITIVDESQVDEVVDAVLDAANTGSNGDGKIFISTIDETVDIQTRRKGSGSL from the coding sequence ATGAAACGTCTTGAGACAATCATACCAAAAAACAGGCTAAATCTTGTGATCTCCGCAATCGAGGACGTCGGAGTGGGCGGGATCACCATAATTGACTCAAAGGGGCGCGGTAAGGGAGTCCGCCCGTCCCTGCGCAGTTCACGCGGTACGAGCAGCAGGCAGGCAGAATACAACAACTTGGTCACAATCATAACAATAGTTGACGAGTCGCAGGTAGATGAGGTGGTGGACGCAGTTCTGGATGCGGCAAACACTGGATCAAATGGAGACGGCAAGATATTCATCTCCACAATAGACGAGACTGTAGATATACAGACAAGACGTAAAGGAAGCGGCTCGCTCTAG
- a CDS encoding DUF47 domain-containing protein — MGQWLSWVKSNDKEILTILDNLALKAKETSDQLVGLLSHMDKAPEYQVNIKKLEREADELTRSIFAELNKTFITAIDREDIQRIASKTDDVIDYMEGIAGRIASYHVTSAPPYMLDIAVELVRAIKEVELLISRLKDVKADKSLIVHCRKISDIEHNIDDLYRTAVGKLFETNDAVNIIKLKDIYESIEAASDRCLDVADVIEDIVLKYT, encoded by the coding sequence ATGGGCCAATGGTTGTCTTGGGTAAAGTCAAATGATAAGGAAATTCTCACAATTCTGGATAATCTCGCATTAAAGGCAAAGGAGACCTCTGATCAGCTTGTCGGACTGCTCTCACACATGGACAAGGCGCCCGAATACCAAGTCAACATAAAGAAACTGGAGCGGGAGGCGGACGAGCTGACAAGGTCAATCTTTGCGGAACTGAACAAGACATTCATCACCGCAATAGACAGGGAGGACATTCAGCGAATCGCATCAAAAACGGACGACGTGATAGACTACATGGAGGGAATCGCCGGACGAATCGCAAGCTACCACGTCACTTCTGCACCGCCATACATGCTGGACATAGCAGTTGAACTGGTCCGAGCAATAAAGGAAGTCGAGCTGCTGATTTCCAGGCTCAAGGACGTAAAAGCTGATAAATCATTAATCGTGCACTGCCGAAAAATAAGTGACATAGAGCACAACATCGACGACCTGTATCGCACCGCGGTGGGAAAGCTGTTTGAGACAAACGACGCTGTTAACATTATCAAACTAAAGGATATTTACGAATCAATCGAGGCTGCGTCGGATCGATGTCTTGACGTTGCAGATGTGATAGAAGACATTGTCCTAAAGTACACTTAG
- a CDS encoding inorganic phosphate transporter, with product MYELAIGAILVALFFDFINGFHDAANSIATVVGTRILKPLQAVSLAASANFVGPFLFGTAVAATVGKGIIDPSFVTIEMVIAALIGAIAWNLITWLWGFPSSSSHALIGGIIGAGIASVGTHAILFGGLEKVLIGIVVSPVVGFIVAFFLATLIITIFAKRKPAKVNSVFGRLQLVSSTYFSLTHGANDGQKTMGIIALILLTEGITTEFEVPLFVIVISAAAIGLGTFFGGWRIVKTMAVKITQLKPYQGFAAETGGATILAVLAHAGIPASTTHGISGAIMGAGAVRRLSAVRWGVGKRIVWAWIITIPASAAVAYATMAVIKFFI from the coding sequence ATGTACGAGCTAGCAATCGGAGCAATACTCGTAGCGCTGTTTTTTGACTTTATCAATGGGTTCCACGACGCGGCAAACTCGATTGCAACCGTTGTCGGAACAAGAATACTCAAGCCGCTCCAAGCCGTAAGCCTTGCTGCAAGCGCCAATTTTGTTGGACCCTTCCTTTTTGGAACCGCTGTTGCGGCAACCGTCGGCAAGGGAATCATTGATCCGAGCTTTGTCACAATCGAGATGGTGATTGCCGCGCTAATTGGGGCTATTGCATGGAATCTGATCACGTGGCTGTGGGGATTTCCATCATCTAGCAGTCACGCCCTGATTGGAGGAATAATTGGTGCTGGAATTGCAAGCGTCGGAACGCACGCAATATTGTTTGGCGGACTAGAGAAGGTTCTGATTGGAATAGTGGTATCCCCAGTAGTTGGCTTTATCGTGGCGTTTTTCCTGGCCACGCTCATCATAACAATATTTGCAAAAAGAAAGCCGGCAAAAGTCAACTCTGTATTTGGTAGACTGCAACTTGTCTCATCCACGTATTTTTCACTTACACACGGCGCAAACGACGGACAAAAGACGATGGGAATCATCGCCTTGATCCTGCTCACGGAGGGAATAACTACTGAATTTGAGGTGCCGCTCTTTGTAATAGTGATATCTGCTGCGGCAATCGGACTTGGAACGTTCTTTGGCGGGTGGAGAATTGTAAAGACGATGGCAGTAAAGATAACTCAGCTAAAACCATATCAGGGATTTGCTGCCGAGACTGGCGGGGCCACAATCCTGGCGGTTCTGGCACATGCAGGAATCCCAGCATCGACAACCCACGGCATATCTGGAGCCATTATGGGTGCAGGCGCAGTAAGGAGGCTTTCCGCGGTCCGATGGGGTGTCGGCAAGAGAATAGTCTGGGCCTGGATAATCACAATTCCTGCAAGTGCGGCAGTGGCGTACGCCACCATGGCAGTTATCAAGTTTTTCATCTGA